Sequence from the Kribbella aluminosa genome:
CCGAAACCCTGGCCGCGCTCCGCGCCCTCACCCGCGTGGCCCTCCGTCTTGAGCGGACACCTCAAGACGCCGCGATGACGGTAGGGGCGCGGCCGGTATGTACCACAGAGCAACACTGGACGAGTGGCCACCTTGGCCGCTCAAGCGAAGGAAGTGCACCATGACCCTGTTCCTGATCATTCTCGCCGTCGTGATCCTGATCGGACTGTCGTTGTCCGTCCGGATCGTCACGCAGTACGAGCTCGGGGTGCTCTTCCGGCTGGGCAAGGTCAAGGAGGTGAAGAACCCGGGGCTGACGCTGATCGTCCCGCTCGTGGACATCCTGCGGAAGGTGTCACTGCGGATCGTCACGATGCCGATCCAGTCGCAGGGCATCATCACCAAAGACAACGTGAGCGTCGATGTATCGGCCGTCGCCTACTACCGCGTCGTCGACGCGGTCAAGTCGGTCGTAGCGATCGAGAACGTCGAGGCCGCGATCAATCAAATCGCTCAGACCACGCTGCGCAAGGTCGTTGGCCAGCACACCCTGGACGAGACCTTGTCGGAGACGGACGTCATCAACGTCAACATCCGCGAGATCCTCGATGTGGCCACCGTCGAGTGGGGTGTGGTGGTGACGCTGGTCGAGTTGAAGGACATCCAGCTGCCCGACAGCATGAAGCGCGCGATGGCCCGTCAGGCCGAGGCGGAGCGGGAGAAGCGCGCCAAGATCATCTCCGCCGAAGGCGAGGCTCTCGCGGCCGCCGCGCTCGGGGACGCCTCCGACACGATGATGGCGCACCCGCTCGCATTGCAGTTGCGCAACCTGCAGAGCCTGGTCGAGATCGGCGTCGACAAGAACACTACGGTGGTGTTCCCAGCGCCGCTGATGAGCACGATCGGCGAACTCGGCGCCTTCCTGAGCAGGGAAGCCGCGGCCGCCGTACCGATCCCCAAGACGACGCCTGTCGCCGTCCCGGTCCCGGAGGCCACGACCAACGGTTCACCCGTCATCGCTGGAAAGTAGCCAGGTCGCGGACCCACCAGGGCGATGGTGGCGACTGTGGTCGTCAGCTTGGCTGAGGTGGGTCCGCCGCGGCGCGAGCGTGCTGGTTGCGTTCGCTGTGGACTAGCTGGTCCTGCCCCAGATCGCCGGCACCGAGCTGCTGGGAAGGTGCTCGTGGATGCTCCGGGCGGACCTGACCGGGTTGGGGATCAGCCATCTGATGCCGGGCGGTGGCGCGACGGCCACGACGGTGTGCTGCCGATGGCTGGTGGCCGGCGGCGTCAGCACGGAGTATGCCACCGTCAGCGTGGCCGTCGGATCGATGCTGACGCTGGCATTGGTTGACTCGCGTCGGAGCTTCCGTACTGGTCGCTGTACATGAGCGGTCACGGCTGGTCAGACGCGTGCTGAGGTTCTGCTTCGAGGGCTACCAGTACGGTTCGGGGGACGGGTCGAGGTCCGGGCCGCGGCCTTCACCGAACTTGTCGGATGCCTCGGTGAGGACGCCGGGTTCGGTCAGCAGGCGGGCCGGCCTGACTGCGGTCTCACTACCCCCGGCCGGAGGGTTCCGCAGAGCCTCGTCTCGGGCGTTTGAAGCCCAGCGGATCCCCGAGTCGCTAGCTCTGTTCCCGTCGCTGCTCGTTGATATGCAGAGCTTCGGCGAGTTGGTCTTCCAAGATGATGATCCGGCAGGCTGCTTCGAGCGCGGTTCCCTGGTCGACGAGCTCACGAGCCCGGGCCGCGAGGCGCAGCTGGTAGCGGGAGTACCGGCGGTGGCCGCCCTCGGAACGTTGCGGGCTGATCAGCTTCGCCTCGTCCAGGCTCCGCAGGAATCCGGGCGTAGTGCCGAGCATCTCCGCGGCTCGGCCCATCGTGAAGGCGGGGTAGTCGTCATCGTCGAAGTGGGCCGGCCCATTGGG
This genomic interval carries:
- a CDS encoding slipin family protein translates to MTLFLIILAVVILIGLSLSVRIVTQYELGVLFRLGKVKEVKNPGLTLIVPLVDILRKVSLRIVTMPIQSQGIITKDNVSVDVSAVAYYRVVDAVKSVVAIENVEAAINQIAQTTLRKVVGQHTLDETLSETDVINVNIREILDVATVEWGVVVTLVELKDIQLPDSMKRAMARQAEAEREKRAKIISAEGEALAAAALGDASDTMMAHPLALQLRNLQSLVEIGVDKNTTVVFPAPLMSTIGELGAFLSREAAAAVPIPKTTPVAVPVPEATTNGSPVIAGK
- a CDS encoding helix-turn-helix domain-containing protein, with the translated sequence MSTSQPNGPAHFDDDDYPAFTMGRAAEMLGTTPGFLRSLDEAKLISPQRSEGGHRRYSRYQLRLAARARELVDQGTALEAACRIIILEDQLAEALHINEQRREQS